CGCTGACGAGCGATCGCCGCAAAGAGTTAGTCAAAGTAGCTGCCAAATACGCCGAAGAGGGCAAAGTCTCGGTTCGGAATATTCGTCGAGATGCTGTAGATACGATTCGCAAGCAAGAGAAAAATAGCGAGATTTCTGAAGATGAAGCTCGCACCATGCAGGACAATATTCAAAAATTGACTGATAAATACATCTCTAAAATCGATCAAATTTTGTCTGAAAAAGAAACAGACATCATGACGGTTTAATAGCTGTTGGGATCAGGGTAAGTACCTTATCTCAGCCTCTAAATTGAATATTGACAATTGATAGCAACCTATCCGATCCATGCGAACATGACTTTGACAGGCATGGCTTTTTTTCGGATAGGTTTTTGTTACAATCCTACTTTTCGTAGGGGTAGTAAAACTGCTACTCCTTAAGCCACCTGCTGAGCCGTAAAGGCTTGAGCGCAACGAACGACATAGGCAATATGTAGAGGATAGCCCTGCGAATAGATAGCATCCACACACTTCAGTGCAGCTTCTCGTGTTTTGTAGGAGCGCAAAACTCGCTCAGATCCATTCGCATATTGAATACATAGTTGCCAAACCATAAGTGACGCTCCAAATTGGATGAACAACCTTGAAGAACCGCTTCGCTTCATCAATCCTTCACAATCATCCTAGGAACTTCACTTTAACTTTGTACTCCGTACAAATATCGAAATTCCTCCACTAAATAAACACAAGCTAGCTATTCTCAACCATTTCAAGGGATGTAGTAGTCCTAAATCGATCGTGAATACTCTTTCATTCGTCATTCGTCATTTGTATATGACCAGCCACGATTGACCATTGACTAATGACGATTGACGAATGACCGTATCTCAGACTTCTTTATGAATCAAATGGGATGGCTATAGCAGTTATAGTTATAGCTCCATTCGATGGAGCAGAGGCGAGTCGGAAAGCTCCTAGCATCAGGGTTGGAGCCATTCGCTTTGTCCTAAGCTTTCTGACCAAATCTATATTTTACGAATCTCTCCCCCAATGATTGAATTGAATAGGGAAACTGAGATTAAACATCACAATCTGGCTAAGACCTGGTGTACGGAGGATAAAACCACTAATGTACGACTGTATTATCGTAGGTGCTGGACCCGCAGGAGGCACAGCCGCCTATCACCTGGCAAAACGGGGACGCTCAGTCTTGATTCTAGAAAAGGCTTCTCTGCCTCGCTACAAACCCTGTGGAGGTGGCGTGTCTCCCCAGGTGGCACAGTGGTTTGATTTTGACTTCAGTCCTGCGATCTCTCTCAAAGTGAATGAAATTCGGTACACCTGGAAGATGGGTGACCCCGTAGAAGCAAAACTAAAAACTCCAGAACCGATCTGGATGGTAAGGCGGGATGTGTTTGATCATTTTTTAGTGCAACAGGCGCAGAAGCAAGGTGCAGAGTTGCGAGATAGCACCGAGGTTACTGGGATTGAGTTTCAGAGCAGTCATTGGCAAGTAAACACCGCTCACGGGTCTGTCACCGGACGCTATCTCATCGCGGCTGATGGTGCCAAAGGACCGATGGCAAAATGGTTGGGGTTTAAAGAGCGCAAACGCCGCTTAGGAGCAGCCCTCGAAGCCGAGGCTCCCGCTCATGTTGAAAATCCTGATGTTGCCCACTTTGAATTCGGCATGGTCAAAAACGGCTACATCTGGAATTTCCCAAAAGCAGATGGCTATTCCATTGGCATCGGTACCTTTATCGGCGGGCAAGGACAAGACTTTAAGAGCATTCTGAGCGAATATGGCACCCTATTCGGTGTTGATATCAAGACCTGTCAGCAATATGGACATCCCCTCTGCCTTTGGGATGGCAATCAGAAGTTACACACTCAAAATGCACTCCTGGCTGGAGAAGCTGCGTGTGTGGTTGATCCCTTTACCGCAGAAGGCATTCGTCCTTCCATTTTTAGTGGCATGAAAGCCGCAGAGGCGATCGATGCTGCTCTGGGTGGCGATCAAAATGCTCTTGAAAAATATACTGAAACTATCAGTCATGAATGGGGATCGGATATGCTCTGGGCACAACGCATTGCCGGGGTCTTTTATCGTGCCCCTGGAATCGGGTATCGAGTCGGTATCAAGCGTCCCTCTGCTACCGAGCGCATTGGTCAAATTCTCTGTGGGGAAATGCGCTATGCGGATGTTGCCAATCGCGCCATCAAACGGCTCACAACAGGGCTACTTCCTGGTATGGGCAGCTAAGTAAGGGATAGGCAATAGAGACATAGATGGCACCTCATTGAAAAGCAACCTGTAGCATACCCTAATAATTTCGGGATAAATGAAAATAGCTTTCATTTTCCGCTGAGCAGGTGCATCATGACGTATAGCCTTCGAGTTGCCGATCTTCCTTTAACCGAGCGACCTCGTGAAAGGCTGATGAGTCAAGGCGCAAAAAGTTTAGCCACAGCTGAGCTACTCGCCATCCTATTAGGGACGGGTCAAGGACCCGGTAAACTCTCAGCGGTTGGTTTAGGACAGCACATCCTGAAACAACTTAGCCAACATCAACGTGATCCACTCAGCCTACTGCGCGAGATTACCCCTCAAGAGCTGACCCAAATTCCAGGAATTGGACCTGCCAAAGCGACGACCATCATTGCGGCGATCGAACTGGGTAAACGGGTCTTTAATGCGCGTCCCTCCGAAAAAACGGTAGTGGATGATCCGTCGGTTGCAGTTGCAGCTCTTAGTGATGACCTCATGTGGCAGTCGCAAGAGCGATTTGCGGTGCTCCTGCTGGATATCAAACATCGGCTCTTGGGGACTCAGGTGATCACCATTGGCACGGCTACGGAAACCCTGGCACATCCTCGTGACATTTTTCGAGAGGTGATCCGCCAGGGGGCAGTCCGAGTAATTGTGGCTCATAATCATCCTTCCGGCAGTGTTGAACCCAGCCCTGAAGACATCGCCTTAACCAAACAACTGTTGTCAGGTGCCCAAATTCTGGGAATTCCTCTCCTCGATCACCTGATTCTTGGCAGTGGTAATTACGCCAGTCTGCGTCAAACGACACATCTTTGGACTGATTTTCCTCAAGGTGATTGAATAATTTAGAACCCGTTTAAGGGATCAAGCGTCATAATGAACCAAAAGAGCCAGGACAAAGATATTGCAGATATCACTGTCCTGCTTTATACTGAAGCGTCGAATTAAGCACAACGTTGTAGTACTAAAGCAACGAGGAGGAGCCTATCCCTGATACACTAACCCTGACCGTTAGCCTGAGAGGCACGCGCGAAGTTAGGGAAAATTATCAACTATTTCGTCTTGCCGGACTGTTGGACGCCTTCTCTGAGCCAACGTTTCGGAAGGTGCTCGACAAGTTTGTAGAGGAAGGTCCACCCAATTTCATCCTGGATCTTTCGCAGATTGATTTTGTGGACAGTTCTGGGCTGGGTGCCCTTGTGCAACTTGTGAAAAAAGCGCAAAGTGCCGGAGGAACCCTGCAAATTATCACGAATCCTCGTGTCACTCAGACTGTTAAGCTCGTTCGCCTGGAGCAGTTCTTATCACTGCAAACGTCAGTTGATGTTGCTATAGAGAATCTTAAGAAAAGCTGATTCCCCATCTCTTTAACGCTCTACCTTTAACATCTGCTCAGATACAGCGGTTGCCACCAGCCGCTTTAGCTTATGTTGGGGATGCAGTTTACGAACTATATATTCGGACTTACTACCTGATGCCACCTAAGCGGTTGCAGGCTTATCATAAACAGGTAGTTGATCAAGTGCGGGCGGAGGGACAAGCGCGACATTTGCGATCGCTTGAACCCCATCTGACTGCGGTTGAGTTAGAAGTTATCAAACGAGGACGAAACGCCGCTACAAATCGACCCAAGCGGGTAGATCCAGATGTTTATCAACAAGCGACTGGATTAGAAGCTTTGATTGGGTATTTATACCTCACTGATCTCCATCGATTAATGCATCTGCTGGGGCAACTAGAGTTTGATGTGCCTCCAGGTGATTCATTGGAGATTTGAATTCCGTAACGAATTGGGCAGCTAATAGCAAAAAGAAGACAGAAGACAGAGGTTAGAAGGTGAAGGCTGACTACACCAATGTCTTAACTGCACTAATGTCTGAGGTGGATGTCTTAAGTGTTATAGCTTTGGTCAGAAAACTTAGGACAAAGGCAATGGGTCAAACCTGAATGCTGGGGGAGCTTTCCGACTCACCTCCGCCCCATCGAATGGGGCTACGGCGATAAAACTGCCTGATCTTTGTGGCGACAGCTTTAGTTTCGTTGATTTGGTTTTTGCAATATTTTTAGGGATTGATGACATATGGCTCCAAAGCATCGAAACTCCGGTTCTCAAAATCGTCCACAGCGCAACGGTTCTTCCAAAGCGGCAGCTAAGCGGACAGGTAAGCGGATTATTACTCAACCGATTCGTTCTGAAGCTGAGGGTGACTCAGAGGGGGATTACCCCAAGCGAGGACGCCCCCCCCGTTCTAAATATGGCAAGCGGGGTACAGATGCCCCTAGCAAACGAGGCGATCGCCCCAATTCGCGTGAGGAGCGGTCAGAATCGAAGCGATCGCCCCAAAGGAGTGACCGCTTCACGTCTCCCCGGTTAAAGGGGGATCGAGAAGCATCTAAATCTAAGCGGTTTCAAAGACCTGCGGAAGTCTCTCCAGTATCTAAATCAGCCACGTCTAAATCAGCCACGTCTAAAAAAGTCATTGCCAATCCTCCTGCTCCAGAAGTTCAGTCTATCGATCCCTCATTGACGGATGAAGCTGATACCGATCTGGTCTACGGTCGGCATCCGGTTTTGAGTGCCCTGGAAAGCCAACGCCCTCTCCATCGCATCTGGATTACTTCTCGGTTGCGGTATGATCCCCGTTTTCACACGCTGTTAGAGCAAGCGAAACTCAACGGGGCTGTGATTGATGAGGTTGAGCCACGACGACTCGATCAAATGACACAAGGAGCGAACCATCAAGGCGTTGCGGCTCAGGTTTCGCCCTATGATTACCTGGAATTGAGTGAGTTGATTCAGCGGGCTAAAGCCGCCAGTGATCAGCCTGTATTAATTGCAGTCGATGGTATTACCGATCCCCATAATTTGGGGGCAATTGTGCGTACGGCAGAGGCGATCGGCGCACAGGGACTCATCCTTCCACAACGTCGCACCGTGGGGATCACGTCAACTGTGCTCAAAGTAGCCGCCGGAGCTTTAGAAACTTTTCCAGTTGCAAGGGTTGTCAATTTAAGTCGCGCCCTGGAAGATCTAAAGAAAGCTGGATTCTGGATTTATGGGGCTGCTTCTACGGCTAGTCAGGCAGCTCATGCCGTTAAGTTTAACGGCTCGACTGCGTTGGTCATTGGCTCTGAAGGAGAAGGCTTAAGTTTGTTGACTCAACGCAATTGTGATGTTTTGATCTCAGTGCCACTACACGGCAACACTCCCAGTCTCAATGCATCCGTAGCTGCTGGCATGTTGTTATACGAAATTTATCGTCAGCGTTGGGTGAATATTGTTTCTTTAGATGCTTTGCAAAATAAGGGGTAACAGAGTATAACAAAACTTGAAGCTTAATGAAGATTCTACTGATATCTAGACATACTTAGAAAACTCAGTTGGGTTTGGGATGAGAAGTCCTTGAGAGGGCTCTGGTTAGTTTTTGTGCATCTGTTGTATAGAGAATAACTTGCGGGGATTATGAGCGAAATTTGGACAAGCGTTCTTAATACGGTTGGGCTGGCTTGGTGGGTTGAGGTGATTACAGAAACCCCTCGGTGCACCTATTACTTTGGTCCATTCTCAAGTGGTAAGGAAGCTGAAGAGGCTCAAGGTGGTTATATTGAAGACCTTGAGCAGGAAGGGGCGCAGGGGATCAAGGTTAATGTTAAGCGGTGTAAGCCCAGCAGTTTAACCATTGATGACGAAGTGTCTCAGATGAATAGTCGCAATGGGTCGCGGGCTTTAAGCAGCCAACTGTAGAAATTGAATTAACCCTGTCAGTTGGTTTAGACAGGATTATTGGAACAAATGACTGGGGCAAACTGCGTCGGGCTGAGTGGCAATCCATTGGTCTATATCTGCTAAAACCTGGGTTGGAATCTCCCAAGGAAACAGGTGGGCAACCTGTGGATAACACTTGAATTGACAGTTTCTGAGGTGCTGGGCTGTTTCTAGACTAGATTGAGCGGTGATGTGGCGATCGCACTCCCCTGCTAAAACCAACGCAGGAATTTGGATCGTCGCTAACGCCTCTAGTCGGTTATAGCCTGACCTCAGAGCCTGGTTAAGTGCCCGGTGAGCATAGGCAGATGTCTGGAGGTAGGCGGGCAGAGCCTCGTCAGCCAGATATCGATAGGCGACAGTAGTATGCTGTTGAATCAGATAGCGGTAGAGCGATCGCTTCCCAAAAGTGTCGATATTCCATTGCCAGGATGGGTAGACCCGATTGACCAGGGAGGCGATGCCTGTGTGCAGATTATCTTGCCAGGACATGGGGGGATGGCTGCCACGGGGTCGTGCGGCGGTGGCAACAAGAATCAATCCACTGACTCTTTCTGGCAACGTAAGTGCCAGTTCCATTGCCAGGATACCGCCGAGCGACCAACCCAGCACCAGGCAACGACGGATGTGGAGGCGATTGAGTAAGGCTTCCAGGTCCACCAAATGGGTTGCCATCTCAAACTCCTCTGAAACGCGGCTTTGCCCGTAGCCTCTGAGGTCAGGAGCAATAGTTTGAAAGCGATCGGACAGGTGTCTGGTAAAAACCGACATGCTGCTTCCGGAGCCTGGATGTCCGTGCAGGCAGAGGATAGGATACCCTGATCCCTGAATTTGAACTGCCAGTTGCAAGGCAGGATGATGAGACATGGAGGAAAAAGGAAGAAGAAAGAAAGAAAAAAGAAGGGGATGAAGCATGAGGGATAAGAGAATTCCCTGAAGCCTTTGATCCCGCTCTTCCTTCTATTCTCCCTCTTCCCTACTCTTTCTTCCTCTTCTACAAGTGCCCTTGCTGCTCAATGTGTTTGGCGATGTCGTTAATGCAACGGCGCAATGCCCGTTCGTTGGCGGTGTAGTTGAGGGCAACGGTTGCGACGTAATATTCACCATTAACGGTAAACGCCAGGGTAGTGCCCAACATTTTGGAGTTCTGCCCGGTTTTTTCGCCCATCCAAATTGCTCTGGTGCTTCGCAAGCCGTCGTAGCCCAACACAGTGTCATATTGGCTTGCCAGAATCTCGATCAAAACGTCATCTCCGGGATGCTCTTGAGCGTAGATTTGCCGCATCATCTCGGTCATCTCGTCCGTGTTGAAGCGATTGGGTCTTGACCCTGCATTGGCGGGAAAGGTGCTCTCCCCTACCAGTTTGTAATCCACAAACGTAACCGGAAAGCCGCGATCGCGCATGACCTGGTTAATGTAATCGCGTCCCAGATAGTCGATCAACTGGTTAGTTGCAATATTGCTGCTCTGGTTGATCATGCGTTCCAGCAGTTTGCGGAGCGTGTATTCAGACCCCACCCAGATATCAGAGGCATCCTCAGTGTAGTTGCCCCGACTGACTGTGATCTTGGTGTCAAGGTTGATGTTGTCAGTAGCGACTTTTTCCATCAGGGCGATCGCCACGGGCATTTTAATCAAGCTAGCAGGACTCGCCGGCGTTTTGTTGCCTTGCCAGCGGCGACACTCCCCTGCCAGGTTACAGACGGTGATAAACACATCTTCGGGAGGTAGCTCTGTTCGTTCGGCGATCGCCTTGAGGAAGCCCGATCGCGATGTGTCGTAGTTGTAGGAAGCAGCGGATAAATTCTTTTCATACTCCTCTAGCCTGGTTGTTGCCTCAGTCGTCAAGAAAGTGTCCTGAGGGACTTGCTTAAGAGCATTGACGGCTTCTTGCCAGAGGGAATAAATATTTTTAATCGTTTCAGGAGAGTCATCCGATCGCGTTTCTAAATCACTGGCTTCGTCTGCCAGTTGACGTGCCCGATCCCAATTTTTTTCAGCGGTTTCTTCAACTTGAATGCGAATCTCAACGGCTTGCAACTCTTGTAAGAGGGTCGTTGGAGCCGAGAAAATACCGATTCCTGTCAGAGTGGGGGTTGCTGCCGGAGACTCAAGCTCAGCCCGGAGGCGATCGCGGATCTGATACAGGTCTTCCAGGGATTGAATTTGAGGATCTTCGAGTTCTTCAGTGTAGGGTGTTTCTAAAACGGGCGCGATCGATCGCAGTGGAAAAGCAACCATCGCCCCTGCCAACATCAGGGTCATTATTGGAACCTTTACAAGCAACCACCGACGCATGTCTACCTCACACCACTGAAACACCACATTAGCCAACAACCAGTGAAACCTTGAGCGATCGCCTCGTCTGTAGACCGGATGACCGAATTTGCTACAGGGATATAAAAGCTGATTTTAGAGGGTTAATGTCACTTATTTGAGTGAGCTTCAACACCGATCTCGAATATTCGTAACAGCCTACCTCACCATGACGATAGTCGATAATCTGAATTCAGCTACATATAGTGTTTTCAAATATTAGGAACACCAAAGGTAGACTAAATGAAAAATACCCGTTCTGTTACAGTTTTGTCTAGAATTCTTTAATGTTTCCCCTATTGATTTGGATCTTCTGAATGTTTGTTTTTGAGAGCGTCAATCACTCACGCTGTTATTCATACAGAAGATCGATCCGTTCGTTCAGGAAATTATTCCTTTAAGAGGTCAGCCCATGCCATCGATTCGCGAGTTGCACGATCAACTCACTCGCAAAGAACGCTCTGCCGTTGAAATCACTCAAGCCACCCTGGATCGTATTCAAGCGTTAGAACCAAAGCTGCGGAGCTTTTTGTACATTACGGCTGAGCAGGCGTTAGAGCAGGCAAAACAGGTCGATGCCCAACTTGCCAACGGTGAAACGCTGGGACCGCTAACCGGAATTCCGGTCGCCGTGAAGGACAATATGTGTACCCAGGGCATTCCCACGACCTGTGGTTCTAAGATTCTGCAAAACTTTGTGCCACCCTACGAATCGACGGTGACAGCCCGGTTGAGAGCAGCGGGTGCCATCATTGTCGGCAAAACGAATATGGATGAGTTTGCCATGGGCAGTTCGACTGAAAACTCTGCCTACCAACTCACCGCCAATCCCTGGGATTTGGAGCGAGTGCCTGGAGGGTCTTCTGGGGGGTCAGCCGCCGCTGTTGCTGGAGGACAGGTACCGATCGCCCTGGGGTCGGATACAGGAGGCTCCATTCGCCAGCCCGCTGCTTTGTGTGGTGTCGTGGGGATGAAGCCCACCTATGGGTTAGTTTCTCGTTACGGTTTGGTTGCCTATGCTTCATCGCTGGATCAGATTGGTCCCTTTGGGCGATCGGTGGAGGATGCGGCTCGATTACTGGGAGCGATCGCGGGTTATGACCCTAAAGACTCGACCAGCCTCAAAGTAGAAATTCCTGATTATGCGGCTGCGCTGACGGGAGCAGGGTCGATCAAAGGTTTACGGATTGGGGTGATTCAGGAAACCTTTGGCGAAGGACTTGATCCCGTGGTTGAAGCTGCCGTTAATAAAGCGGTTCAACAATTGCAGGAATTAGGGGCACAAACTCAAGTCATTTCCTGTCCACAATTCCGGTATGGGTTACCAACCTACTATGTCATCGCGCCCTCGGAAGCATCTGCCAATCTGGCTCGCTATGACGGGGTGAAATATGGTTTTCGGACAGACCATCCGGATAACCTGCTGAATATGTACACTCAAACCCGTGCTCAAGGGTTTGGGGCTGAGGTCAAACGCCGCATCATGATTGGCACTTATGCGTTGTCGGCGGGCTACTACGATGCCTATTATCTGAAGGCTCAAAAAGTGCGAACGCTGATCAAGCAAGACTTTGAACGCGCCTTTGAGCAAGTAGATATTTTAGTGTGTCCGACATCGCCCACTACAGCCTTTAAGGCGGGTGAGAAGACCGACGACCCCCTCAGCATGTACCTCTCTGACCTGATGACCATTCCGGTGAACCTGGCAGGGCTTCCTGCGTTGAGTTTGCCTTGTGGCTTTGATGATCAGGGGTTGCCGATTGGGTTGCAGATGATTGCCAATGTCCTACGGGAGGATTTGTTGTTTTCAGCAGCGTATGCTTACGAGCAAGCAACCCCCTGGCATGAGCAAACACCGCAGTTGGATTAGTTAGGAAAGCGAATTAAATAAGTTCGATATTGGGTGAGCGCGGGTTTTGTCGTCAAATCCATTGCAGGTTTAGCAGATGGGTCTGCTAAACCCGCCTGTAAAGTGGTTGGTGGTTAATGGTCAATGGTCAATGGTTGGTGGTTGGTGGTTAATGGTCAATGGTCAATGGTTAATGGTTAATGGTTAATGGTTAATGGTCAATGCTCAATGGTTAGTGGTCAGTGGTTAATGGTCAATGGGGTGGTGTTCCAAACCTGTTGATAACCTCTGTAAGACCCCCTGTAGTCCCCCTTGGTAAGGGGGACGGCGACAGCCAGGGGTTAGTGGCAACAGATCTGAAACACTACCGGTCAATGGTTTACGAATGACTAATGACTGTTAACTAACGTCAGTTCGGTTTAAGAGCCCGGCGAATGAATTCGCGGCTACTAGAGCGAAGTCCACCGACGCGGACTACCGAAAATCAAGGTTTGACGAACCGACGCAGGTCGGTTTTGCTCTGATAGCGGCGGTTTTAACCGCCGAAATCCTGATCCCGAATTCACGTTAACTAATGCCTCATACCCCCTTCTATCTCATCCGTATGAAAAGCTTATTTGCGTCGTTTCGCTGGTTGTCTCTGAGTGTAGTGGGGTTGCTGCTCGTTGCCTATGGCGGGATTTGTCTCTATCTCTATTTTCGACAGACCCGCTTCATTTTCTTTCCATCCCCTTACATTGAGACGACTCCTGACGAGTTTGGCATGGCGTATGAGGATGTGTGGTTGTCTGTGGGCAATGGCAATCCCCCTGCCCAGCTACATAGCTGGTGGATTCCGGCGCAATCAACGTCACGAGGTGTTGTGTTATATCTGCATGGCAACGGTGCCAATATCGGTGCCAATGTCGCTCAGGCAGAGCGATTTCATCGGTTAGGGCTATCGGTGTTGTTGATCGACTATCGTGGCTATGGCAAGAGCACAGGCGGTTTTCCCTCGGAGGTGAAGGTCTATGAAGATGCAGCGATCGCCTGGAATTATCTGACGCAGGAACGGCAGATTCCGCCGCAACAGATTTTGCTGTACGGGCATTCCCTGGGAGGGGCGATCGCCACTCAATTAGCCATTCAGCAGCCCGATGCAGCCGGGTTGATTGTGCAGTGTTCGTTCACCTCCATTCGGGAGATGACCAACCGTATGCCGCCTTATCGTCTGTTACCAATCGATCTCGTGTTGACTCAACGGTTTGACTCAATTCACAAAGTGCCCCGTTTACAAATGCCAGTGTTGTTTATTCATGGCATAGCAGATACGGAAGTCCCGGCGGATATGAGTCAGAGCTTGTTTGATGCGGCTCCTGAACCGAAACGACTCTGGCTAGTCCCTGGGGCAGGGCATAACAATGTGGGAGATACCGCAGGAGCAGAATACTTGCGAGTGGTGGAGCAATTCGTGCAGGAAACGATCCCTAATCCAGCAGTGATTGATTAATGTGAATTCGGGATCAGGATTTTGGCGGTTGAAACCGCTGCTGTCGGCACAAAACCGACCTGTATCAGTTCGTCTAACCCTTGATTTTTGATAGCCTGCGACGGCAGATTTGGTTCCGGTCGCCGTGAATTCATTTGCCAGGGTCTTAAACTTGGTCATTTCCTAACCCTTCTGGCACCAAAACCGATACATAGCCGAGAAGGCAGTGGGATGAGTTGCCTCAAATTGGTCGAGCCAGGTCAGATTAGTTAGGGTGGGATCGTCCGGAAACTGAGCTTTGTATGCCTGAGTTAAATCGGGGGCGATCGGCTCTAGCCCAATCAAGTGTAAACCAAGGTGCTCTAGGATTTCGGCAATTTGTGGCAGGGTGTAGTTTTGCTCTTGCACATGAAAGATCAGATCTCGACAACCGCTTAAGCTGTAGAAATCGGGCGATCGCATCACCTGTGTCACCAAATCATCGGTATTCAACTCAAAGATGGCTTGTCTGGCTTGCCGAATGCCGTTGGTCGTCTGTTCAAAGCCTCGTTTGGCAATGAATGCTCGTGCTGACTGGACAGGTTGTCGGACGCGATCGTTATACAAAGCAATTCGCATGATCCCCATCGGCTTCAACAGGTTGACGAGCACCCGCCAACCCGCTACCGGATCGTCCAGATGGTGTAACACACCCACCGACTCAATTACCGCAAAGGACTGTTGCAGTGATCCCAACTCCA
This DNA window, taken from Oscillatoria sp. FACHB-1407, encodes the following:
- a CDS encoding DUF1816 domain-containing protein, encoding MSEIWTSVLNTVGLAWWVEVITETPRCTYYFGPFSSGKEAEEAQGGYIEDLEQEGAQGIKVNVKRCKPSSLTIDDEVSQMNSRNGSRALSSQL
- a CDS encoding alpha/beta fold hydrolase, giving the protein MSHHPALQLAVQIQGSGYPILCLHGHPGSGSSMSVFTRHLSDRFQTIAPDLRGYGQSRVSEEFEMATHLVDLEALLNRLHIRRCLVLGWSLGGILAMELALTLPERVSGLILVATAARPRGSHPPMSWQDNLHTGIASLVNRVYPSWQWNIDTFGKRSLYRYLIQQHTTVAYRYLADEALPAYLQTSAYAHRALNQALRSGYNRLEALATIQIPALVLAGECDRHITAQSSLETAQHLRNCQFKCYPQVAHLFPWEIPTQVLADIDQWIATQPDAVCPSHLFQ
- a CDS encoding Mini-ribonuclease 3, which translates into the protein MPPAALAYVGDAVYELYIRTYYLMPPKRLQAYHKQVVDQVRAEGQARHLRSLEPHLTAVELEVIKRGRNAATNRPKRVDPDVYQQATGLEALIGYLYLTDLHRLMHLLGQLEFDVPPGDSLEI
- a CDS encoding alpha/beta hydrolase: MKSLFASFRWLSLSVVGLLLVAYGGICLYLYFRQTRFIFFPSPYIETTPDEFGMAYEDVWLSVGNGNPPAQLHSWWIPAQSTSRGVVLYLHGNGANIGANVAQAERFHRLGLSVLLIDYRGYGKSTGGFPSEVKVYEDAAIAWNYLTQERQIPPQQILLYGHSLGGAIATQLAIQQPDAAGLIVQCSFTSIREMTNRMPPYRLLPIDLVLTQRFDSIHKVPRLQMPVLFIHGIADTEVPADMSQSLFDAAPEPKRLWLVPGAGHNNVGDTAGAEYLRVVEQFVQETIPNPAVID
- the rlmB gene encoding 23S rRNA (guanosine(2251)-2'-O)-methyltransferase RlmB, which translates into the protein MAPKHRNSGSQNRPQRNGSSKAAAKRTGKRIITQPIRSEAEGDSEGDYPKRGRPPRSKYGKRGTDAPSKRGDRPNSREERSESKRSPQRSDRFTSPRLKGDREASKSKRFQRPAEVSPVSKSATSKSATSKKVIANPPAPEVQSIDPSLTDEADTDLVYGRHPVLSALESQRPLHRIWITSRLRYDPRFHTLLEQAKLNGAVIDEVEPRRLDQMTQGANHQGVAAQVSPYDYLELSELIQRAKAASDQPVLIAVDGITDPHNLGAIVRTAEAIGAQGLILPQRRTVGITSTVLKVAAGALETFPVARVVNLSRALEDLKKAGFWIYGAASTASQAAHAVKFNGSTALVIGSEGEGLSLLTQRNCDVLISVPLHGNTPSLNASVAAGMLLYEIYRQRWVNIVSLDALQNKG
- the radC gene encoding RadC family protein, which codes for MTYSLRVADLPLTERPRERLMSQGAKSLATAELLAILLGTGQGPGKLSAVGLGQHILKQLSQHQRDPLSLLREITPQELTQIPGIGPAKATTIIAAIELGKRVFNARPSEKTVVDDPSVAVAALSDDLMWQSQERFAVLLLDIKHRLLGTQVITIGTATETLAHPRDIFREVIRQGAVRVIVAHNHPSGSVEPSPEDIALTKQLLSGAQILGIPLLDHLILGSGNYASLRQTTHLWTDFPQGD
- the gatA gene encoding Asp-tRNA(Asn)/Glu-tRNA(Gln) amidotransferase subunit GatA; translation: MPSIRELHDQLTRKERSAVEITQATLDRIQALEPKLRSFLYITAEQALEQAKQVDAQLANGETLGPLTGIPVAVKDNMCTQGIPTTCGSKILQNFVPPYESTVTARLRAAGAIIVGKTNMDEFAMGSSTENSAYQLTANPWDLERVPGGSSGGSAAAVAGGQVPIALGSDTGGSIRQPAALCGVVGMKPTYGLVSRYGLVAYASSLDQIGPFGRSVEDAARLLGAIAGYDPKDSTSLKVEIPDYAAALTGAGSIKGLRIGVIQETFGEGLDPVVEAAVNKAVQQLQELGAQTQVISCPQFRYGLPTYYVIAPSEASANLARYDGVKYGFRTDHPDNLLNMYTQTRAQGFGAEVKRRIMIGTYALSAGYYDAYYLKAQKVRTLIKQDFERAFEQVDILVCPTSPTTAFKAGEKTDDPLSMYLSDLMTIPVNLAGLPALSLPCGFDDQGLPIGLQMIANVLREDLLFSAAYAYEQATPWHEQTPQLD
- a CDS encoding serine hydrolase, yielding MTLMLAGAMVAFPLRSIAPVLETPYTEELEDPQIQSLEDLYQIRDRLRAELESPAATPTLTGIGIFSAPTTLLQELQAVEIRIQVEETAEKNWDRARQLADEASDLETRSDDSPETIKNIYSLWQEAVNALKQVPQDTFLTTEATTRLEEYEKNLSAASYNYDTSRSGFLKAIAERTELPPEDVFITVCNLAGECRRWQGNKTPASPASLIKMPVAIALMEKVATDNINLDTKITVSRGNYTEDASDIWVGSEYTLRKLLERMINQSSNIATNQLIDYLGRDYINQVMRDRGFPVTFVDYKLVGESTFPANAGSRPNRFNTDEMTEMMRQIYAQEHPGDDVLIEILASQYDTVLGYDGLRSTRAIWMGEKTGQNSKMLGTTLAFTVNGEYYVATVALNYTANERALRRCINDIAKHIEQQGHL
- a CDS encoding family 2 glycosyl transferase, which gives rise to MVWQLCIQYANGSERVLRSYKTREAALKCVDAIYSQGYPLHIAYVVRCAQAFTAQQVA
- a CDS encoding geranylgeranyl reductase family protein, which codes for MYDCIIVGAGPAGGTAAYHLAKRGRSVLILEKASLPRYKPCGGGVSPQVAQWFDFDFSPAISLKVNEIRYTWKMGDPVEAKLKTPEPIWMVRRDVFDHFLVQQAQKQGAELRDSTEVTGIEFQSSHWQVNTAHGSVTGRYLIAADGAKGPMAKWLGFKERKRRLGAALEAEAPAHVENPDVAHFEFGMVKNGYIWNFPKADGYSIGIGTFIGGQGQDFKSILSEYGTLFGVDIKTCQQYGHPLCLWDGNQKLHTQNALLAGEAACVVDPFTAEGIRPSIFSGMKAAEAIDAALGGDQNALEKYTETISHEWGSDMLWAQRIAGVFYRAPGIGYRVGIKRPSATERIGQILCGEMRYADVANRAIKRLTTGLLPGMGS
- a CDS encoding STAS domain-containing protein is translated as MPDTLTLTVSLRGTREVRENYQLFRLAGLLDAFSEPTFRKVLDKFVEEGPPNFILDLSQIDFVDSSGLGALVQLVKKAQSAGGTLQIITNPRVTQTVKLVRLEQFLSLQTSVDVAIENLKKS